In Sedimentibacter sp. MB31-C6, one genomic interval encodes:
- a CDS encoding transposase yields the protein MINYNRLAYELKRDISNFSNKISTGLKRPKIKFLTQMIYGLLEGNKTHLSEIARSLKESITLKKTIERLSRNLHDFDDGDQVMENYVDIVKQNIKDDYSVIVVDNSDIAKPCSKKLEALADVRDGSTGKIVKGYQTIEAAVLTSNRKMPLPVYEKVFSAEEKGFISETHENIKCLKSLSENFGNKCIRTLDRGFDANEYFRYFIKNKERFVIRIKMNRNVIYNDKTQNVLDVVSKYKGNYCLKFKGKNKKNIDCKISYIPVSLCEFPKQELTLIVVYGFGQIPMMLLTNLKSSEKKKISLIVTKVYLTRWRIEEYFKFKKQQFDFEDIRVWSLKSIRNFNLFATITVGYIGIMTSEKADSIFFKELKECSKRIYDIPKFIYYAIGYAIESILVKTKVGIQSFIPKNIKSQQFDIFNYFKLVAS from the coding sequence ATGATTAATTATAACAGATTAGCTTATGAATTAAAACGGGATATTTCAAATTTTTCAAATAAAATTTCTACTGGTTTAAAACGTCCTAAAATAAAGTTCTTAACACAGATGATTTACGGTTTACTCGAAGGAAATAAAACTCATTTAAGTGAAATTGCACGTTCTTTAAAAGAATCTATAACTCTTAAAAAAACTATTGAACGTTTGTCAAGAAATCTTCATGATTTTGATGATGGTGATCAGGTTATGGAAAATTATGTTGATATAGTTAAACAAAATATTAAAGATGATTATTCTGTAATTGTCGTTGATAATTCAGACATAGCAAAACCATGCAGTAAAAAGTTAGAAGCTTTAGCTGACGTACGTGACGGTAGTACCGGTAAAATAGTAAAGGGGTACCAAACAATCGAAGCTGCTGTATTAACTTCTAATAGAAAAATGCCTCTTCCCGTTTATGAAAAAGTATTTTCAGCAGAAGAAAAGGGATTTATCAGTGAAACTCATGAAAATATTAAATGTTTAAAGTCACTTAGCGAAAATTTTGGAAACAAATGCATAAGGACATTAGATAGAGGCTTTGATGCAAATGAATATTTTAGATATTTTATTAAGAATAAAGAACGTTTTGTAATACGTATAAAAATGAATCGTAATGTTATCTATAATGATAAAACTCAAAATGTTCTTGATGTAGTTAGTAAGTATAAAGGTAATTATTGTTTAAAATTCAAGGGAAAAAATAAAAAAAATATTGACTGTAAAATTAGTTATATCCCTGTTAGTTTATGCGAATTTCCAAAACAAGAATTAACCTTAATAGTAGTTTACGGTTTTGGACAGATTCCTATGATGTTACTTACAAATTTAAAATCATCTGAAAAGAAAAAGATATCGCTTATAGTAACTAAAGTGTATTTAACGAGATGGCGTATTGAAGAATATTTTAAGTTCAAAAAACAGCAGTTTGATTTTGAAGATATTAGAGTTTGGTCTTTAAAATCTATACGTAATTTTAATCTATTTGCAACTATTACTGTTGGGTACATTGGTATAATGACATCTGAAAAAGCTGATAGTATATTTTTTAAAGAACTTAAGGAATGTTCAAAGAGAATTTATGACATTCCTAAGTTTATTTACTATGCCATTGGCTATGCTATAGAAAGTATTTTAGTTAAAACTAAAGTTGGAATTCAAAGCTTTATACCTAAAAACATTAAATCACAACAATTTGATATCTTCAACTACTTTAAATTAGTGGCTTCATAA